Proteins found in one Nitrosopumilus maritimus SCM1 genomic segment:
- the argF gene encoding ornithine carbamoyltransferase, with amino-acid sequence MKLKTKNLLTLAELSPKEFVGLIDDALKLKKELKKGGNKPILKNKTLTMIFQKPSTRTRVSFEIGMSQLGGYAVNLSSNDMQLSRGESVEDTAKTLSRYTDCIMARVYDHKLLEQLSENATVPIINGLSDTFHPCQILADFMTIKEKKKKIKGIKIAWIGDGNNVCNSMIYGTALAGATMSIATPKGFEPDKKTVKEAQKSTIIELTTDPLKAVKNADVIVTDTYSSIHNNDPKRIKKFLPKYQVNPKLMKSAKKDAIFMHCLPAKRDQEVTSSVIDGPQSVVWDEAENRLHSQKALLASLIRA; translated from the coding sequence ATGAAACTAAAAACAAAAAATTTACTCACTTTAGCGGAATTGTCCCCAAAGGAATTTGTGGGTCTAATTGATGATGCACTTAAACTAAAAAAAGAACTCAAGAAAGGTGGAAACAAACCTATTCTAAAAAACAAAACATTAACGATGATTTTTCAAAAACCATCTACTCGAACACGAGTTAGTTTTGAAATTGGAATGTCACAACTTGGCGGTTATGCAGTTAATCTTTCATCAAATGACATGCAGTTGTCACGAGGTGAGTCAGTTGAAGATACTGCAAAGACTCTTTCACGATATACTGATTGTATAATGGCTCGTGTCTATGATCACAAATTATTAGAACAATTATCTGAAAATGCAACTGTCCCAATCATTAATGGACTCTCTGATACTTTTCATCCTTGTCAAATCTTGGCAGACTTTATGACAATAAAAGAAAAGAAGAAAAAAATCAAAGGAATTAAGATCGCGTGGATTGGTGATGGCAATAATGTATGCAATTCTATGATTTATGGTACAGCATTGGCAGGTGCAACAATGTCTATTGCAACTCCAAAAGGCTTTGAGCCGGACAAGAAGACCGTCAAAGAAGCCCAAAAGTCAACCATTATAGAACTAACGACTGATCCGCTAAAGGCAGTAAAAAATGCCGATGTTATAGTAACTGACACCTATTCTTCTATTCATAACAATGATCCAAAGAGAATCAAAAAATTCCTTCCGAAATACCAAGTTAACCCCAAATTGATGAAGTCTGCAAAGAAAGATGCGATCTTTATGCATTGTCTTCCAGCAAAACGAGATCAAGAAGTTACTTCGTCAGTAATTGATGGTCCACAATCTGTTGTTTGGGATGAAGCAGAAAATCGTCTTCATTCTCAAAAGGCATTGCTTGCCTCGCTCATTCGCGCTTAA
- the pckA gene encoding phosphoenolpyruvate carboxykinase (ATP), with product MTQVVGTATTDKFSAQLKDFGINPSKVHRNLSTDEMVNLAVERKEGVVNSTGSLSVNTGKYTGRSPDDRFIVYDDKTHDTIDWGKINHQFPSGKFEKLLEKMKNFVDNKELFVFDGFVGADPGTRLPIRVINDHVWQNMFSSNLFIRPTSDELQNHEPEFTILCINDFKADPEIDGTRTDIFILIDLTRKIVLIGGTEYAGEMKKSMFGVMNFLLPDKGIFPMHCSANIGEKGDTALFFGLSGTGKTTLSADPNRKLIGDDEHGWSDNGTFNFEGGCYAKCINLSQEAEPEIWNAIKPGALLENVVLNDNVPDYDDNTLTENTRVGYPLDFIPGAVIPSVGGNPKVIIFLTADALGVLPPVSRLTKEAAMYHFMSGYTSKLAGTERGIKEPKSVFSQCFGAPFMPRPASVYAKLLGEKINEHNTVVYLINTGWSGGPYGVGQRVKIKYSRAMVTAALSGGLNIVKYTHNDLFNLDVPTEVEGVPSEILDPRNTWIDKDAYDLSAKKLAQMFVENFKKFDGVSQEIIDAGPKPPQ from the coding sequence CTGACACAAGTAGTTGGTACTGCCACAACTGACAAGTTTTCAGCCCAACTCAAAGATTTTGGGATCAATCCATCCAAAGTCCACAGAAATCTTAGTACAGATGAGATGGTGAATCTAGCAGTTGAGAGAAAAGAAGGCGTGGTAAACTCTACAGGCTCTCTTTCAGTAAATACTGGAAAATACACTGGGCGTTCACCTGATGACAGATTTATCGTATATGATGATAAAACCCATGATACAATTGATTGGGGTAAAATTAACCATCAATTCCCAAGTGGTAAATTTGAAAAACTCTTAGAAAAAATGAAAAACTTTGTTGATAACAAGGAACTCTTTGTATTTGACGGATTTGTAGGAGCTGATCCTGGTACTCGTTTACCAATTAGAGTAATCAATGATCATGTTTGGCAAAATATGTTCTCAAGCAATTTGTTTATTCGTCCAACAAGTGATGAATTACAAAACCACGAACCAGAATTTACAATTCTTTGTATTAATGACTTTAAGGCTGACCCCGAGATTGATGGAACCAGAACTGACATATTCATCCTCATTGACTTGACACGAAAGATTGTCTTGATTGGTGGAACTGAATATGCAGGTGAAATGAAAAAGTCAATGTTTGGTGTAATGAACTTCCTCTTACCTGATAAAGGAATTTTCCCAATGCACTGTTCTGCAAACATTGGGGAAAAAGGAGACACTGCTTTATTCTTTGGATTGTCTGGCACTGGAAAAACCACACTTTCAGCAGACCCTAACAGAAAACTAATTGGTGATGATGAACATGGTTGGTCTGATAATGGGACCTTTAACTTTGAAGGCGGATGCTATGCAAAATGTATCAATCTTAGTCAAGAGGCAGAACCAGAAATTTGGAACGCAATCAAACCTGGTGCACTTTTAGAAAATGTAGTTCTAAATGACAACGTTCCTGATTATGATGATAACACTTTAACTGAAAACACTAGAGTTGGTTATCCTTTGGATTTCATTCCAGGTGCTGTAATTCCAAGTGTTGGTGGAAATCCTAAAGTGATTATATTTTTGACAGCAGATGCCTTGGGAGTATTACCTCCTGTATCAAGACTTACCAAAGAAGCTGCAATGTATCACTTTATGTCTGGATACACCAGCAAACTTGCAGGAACTGAAAGAGGAATTAAGGAACCAAAATCTGTATTCTCTCAGTGCTTTGGAGCCCCATTCATGCCTAGACCTGCCTCTGTTTACGCTAAATTACTTGGTGAAAAGATTAACGAACACAATACTGTAGTCTACCTCATTAACACTGGTTGGTCTGGTGGTCCATATGGAGTTGGACAGAGAGTCAAGATAAAGTATAGTCGTGCAATGGTTACTGCTGCACTTTCTGGTGGTCTAAATATTGTAAAGTATACTCACAATGATTTGTTTAATCTAGATGTTCCAACAGAAGTGGAAGGTGTTCCTTCTGAGATTTTAGATCCTAGAAACACTTGGATTGACAAAGATGCATATGATTTGTCTGCAAAGAAACTTGCTCAAATGTTTGTTGAGAACTTTAAAAAGTTTGATGGAGTCTCACAAGAAATTATTGACGCTGGTCCAAAACCACCACAATAA
- the pfdA gene encoding prefoldin subunit alpha — MSQEQAEQLMQQMQMLETYFADLSQRENTFLGVFREATAAIESIKSLSKNPESDTLVPIGLGTYVPTKISSDSKIILNIGAGVAVEKDFPSAINYLEERIKEIEIAIQDTAAKKQDAAQRLEQGKAQVNQLMQAMQQSGQPPKSG; from the coding sequence ATGAGTCAAGAACAAGCAGAACAATTAATGCAACAAATGCAGATGCTTGAAACATATTTTGCAGACTTATCTCAAAGAGAAAATACATTTCTTGGTGTATTTAGAGAAGCAACTGCAGCTATTGAATCCATAAAATCTCTTAGTAAAAACCCTGAATCCGACACTCTTGTTCCAATTGGACTTGGAACATATGTCCCAACAAAAATTTCATCCGATAGCAAAATAATTTTAAACATTGGCGCAGGAGTGGCAGTAGAAAAAGACTTTCCTTCTGCAATTAATTATCTTGAAGAGAGAATCAAAGAAATTGAAATCGCAATACAAGATACTGCAGCAAAAAAACAAGATGCTGCTCAAAGATTGGAGCAAGGCAAAGCACAAGTCAACCAACTGATGCAAGCCATGCAACAATCTGGTCAACCTCCAAAATCGGGATAA
- a CDS encoding superoxide dismutase, translating to MGKYTLPEMPYAYDALEPHIDARTMEIHHTKHHQTYTDKLNAALETCPAEIQDKDILDILSDINSVPEDKRGAINFNGGGYDNHRLFWNNMKPNGGGEPGGSIADAINDSFGSFSDFKEKFSSTTAVIQGSGWGWLVYNPSSGKVEYKSMPNQTSPRTEGLVPLLGCDVWEHAYYLNYQNKRPAYIEAWWNVVNWDEVENRFSKAK from the coding sequence ATGGGAAAATACACACTTCCTGAAATGCCATATGCTTATGATGCATTAGAACCTCACATTGACGCAAGAACCATGGAGATTCACCACACAAAGCATCATCAAACATACACTGACAAACTAAATGCAGCTCTTGAAACATGTCCAGCTGAAATTCAAGACAAAGATATTCTTGACATCTTGTCTGATATCAATTCAGTTCCAGAAGACAAAAGAGGTGCAATTAATTTCAACGGTGGTGGTTATGATAACCATAGGCTATTTTGGAATAACATGAAACCAAATGGAGGCGGAGAACCTGGGGGATCAATTGCTGATGCAATTAACGATTCTTTTGGAAGCTTTTCTGACTTCAAAGAGAAGTTTTCATCCACTACAGCAGTAATTCAAGGCAGTGGTTGGGGATGGTTAGTATACAACCCTTCTTCTGGAAAGGTTGAGTACAAATCAATGCCAAACCAAACAAGTCCTAGAACTGAAGGACTAGTTCCATTGTTAGGCTGTGATGTTTGGGAACATGCATACTATCTCAACTACCAAAACAAGAGACCTGCTTACATTGAAGCATGGTGGAACGTAGTTAACTGGGATGAGGTAGAGAACAGATTCTCTAAAGCAAAATAA
- a CDS encoding 50S ribosomal protein L30 — MANAVLVVRIKGQADCPYWASTTMDLLKLERKYRAVILPAKDNLLGMLKKVQHYVAWVDLDTELAQELIDKKARKSGYKKVTPEDLKELGYASSAELAAALTEGKTMLSKLKPLKPWFALAPPRHGFKRSTKRLYGQKGILGRNKELATIVRNMI, encoded by the coding sequence ATGGCAAATGCAGTACTAGTTGTTAGAATCAAAGGTCAAGCAGACTGTCCTTATTGGGCATCAACTACAATGGATTTGCTAAAACTTGAAAGAAAATATCGTGCAGTAATTCTTCCTGCAAAAGACAACTTACTTGGTATGCTAAAAAAAGTACAACACTATGTTGCTTGGGTTGATCTTGACACAGAGTTGGCACAAGAACTCATTGACAAAAAAGCAAGAAAGTCTGGATACAAGAAAGTAACGCCAGAAGATCTTAAAGAATTAGGTTATGCAAGTTCTGCAGAACTAGCTGCAGCACTAACTGAAGGAAAAACAATGTTATCAAAATTAAAACCACTAAAACCTTGGTTTGCATTAGCACCACCAAGACACGGATTCAAAAGAAGTACAAAGAGATTGTATGGACAAAAAGGAATTCTTGGAAGAAACAAAGAACTCGCAACAATTGTTAGGAATATGATTTAA
- a CDS encoding S8 family serine peptidase: MIFSFIVVILMGLILTQATDSKNQIHTYLERSVPFVGTDIPRIDGIDGTGIKIAIIDTGVDFNHPDLFGWGHDGKVVGGYNFIQEGQPPMDNNGHGTQVAGVIAADGQATGVAPKAKILAYKVSEDGEGVSSDLIIRAIEKAIEDDADIINISLGVNKTNTKIERAVNQALEKEIFVVTAAGNDGPELGSIGSPGRNFGSVTVGATYNNLTSSLVATLEVNDKPYTVIPMAGNKKTEDAISGKLVFGGFGKVDELKDLDVKDSILIVERGSDVKEELLYFSIKETNAADAGAKAMIVYNNIPGIFLGELIHEFIEPNYSPRIPVVSIDREEGLEIIESINGDEATLNLFFNPDYLAHFSSRGPVSPFYIKPEIVAPGAYINTTQNNAGYNFTSGTSYAAPHVSGAAALLLQKNPELHHHEIKSLLLTTVEPVSDAYGDEFSIQETGAGRLNIAKAFDAKLIIEPPNFVGLASSDNKVVEKQFQLKSLDGTWDGFDMTFDGPEFIKFGGELVDENILNVKMRVLEDKFGEHEGKIKISHEGIQYVIPFVLHYTQGSISIVQQNEKLFFEIHHPEEWSFAKISVTNSKDGRIDTTTVTPDKAASIDVYENAEYWVDAKIRINGNTSSAYNTIEIKTLEERKRLDFDIPERQMVIIASAVIVIGIIGIVLKRR; encoded by the coding sequence GTGATTTTTTCTTTTATTGTTGTAATTTTGATGGGATTAATTTTAACTCAAGCAACTGATTCTAAAAATCAAATTCATACATACTTGGAAAGAAGTGTCCCATTTGTTGGAACAGATATTCCAAGAATAGATGGAATAGATGGAACAGGAATCAAAATTGCGATTATTGATACTGGTGTAGACTTTAATCATCCAGATTTGTTTGGTTGGGGTCATGATGGAAAAGTTGTTGGAGGATACAATTTCATTCAAGAGGGTCAACCCCCTATGGACAATAATGGACATGGCACACAAGTTGCAGGGGTCATAGCTGCTGATGGGCAAGCAACAGGTGTTGCACCCAAGGCAAAAATCCTTGCCTACAAGGTATCTGAAGATGGAGAGGGAGTATCATCAGATTTAATCATTAGAGCAATTGAAAAAGCAATTGAAGATGATGCAGACATTATCAATATCAGTTTAGGAGTAAACAAAACAAACACAAAGATTGAAAGAGCAGTAAATCAAGCACTAGAAAAAGAAATCTTTGTAGTAACTGCAGCTGGAAATGACGGTCCAGAATTAGGAAGTATCGGAAGTCCTGGAAGAAACTTTGGGTCAGTTACAGTTGGTGCAACTTACAACAATCTTACATCAAGTTTGGTTGCAACATTAGAAGTTAATGACAAGCCATATACAGTAATTCCAATGGCAGGAAATAAAAAAACGGAAGACGCAATTTCTGGAAAACTAGTATTTGGAGGATTTGGAAAAGTAGATGAATTAAAAGATCTCGATGTCAAAGATTCAATATTGATTGTTGAAAGAGGCAGTGATGTAAAAGAGGAATTGTTGTATTTTTCAATAAAGGAAACTAATGCAGCAGACGCAGGAGCAAAAGCAATGATTGTTTACAATAACATTCCAGGAATTTTTCTTGGAGAATTAATTCATGAGTTTATTGAGCCAAATTATTCGCCTAGAATTCCAGTTGTATCAATTGATAGAGAAGAAGGATTAGAGATTATTGAATCGATTAATGGAGATGAAGCTACATTGAATTTGTTCTTTAATCCAGATTATCTTGCACATTTTAGTTCAAGAGGACCAGTATCTCCATTTTATATCAAACCAGAAATTGTGGCGCCAGGAGCATACATCAATACCACACAAAACAATGCAGGATACAATTTTACTAGTGGAACCAGTTATGCGGCTCCCCACGTAAGTGGTGCAGCAGCACTATTACTACAAAAAAATCCAGAATTGCACCATCATGAGATAAAGTCATTATTACTGACCACAGTTGAGCCTGTATCTGATGCCTACGGAGATGAATTCTCCATACAAGAAACAGGCGCAGGCAGGCTGAACATCGCAAAAGCATTTGATGCAAAATTGATCATAGAGCCTCCAAACTTTGTAGGACTAGCATCATCAGATAACAAAGTCGTTGAAAAACAATTCCAACTAAAATCGCTTGATGGGACATGGGATGGATTTGACATGACATTTGATGGGCCAGAGTTCATAAAATTTGGAGGAGAGTTAGTTGATGAAAATATTTTGAATGTAAAAATGAGGGTACTAGAAGACAAGTTTGGAGAACATGAAGGAAAGATAAAGATAAGTCATGAAGGGATACAATATGTCATTCCATTTGTGTTACACTATACACAAGGGTCAATTTCAATAGTTCAACAAAACGAAAAACTATTCTTTGAAATCCATCACCCAGAAGAATGGAGTTTTGCAAAGATTTCAGTTACAAACAGCAAAGACGGAAGAATTGATACAACAACTGTAACACCAGACAAAGCTGCATCAATTGATGTCTATGAGAATGCAGAATATTGGGTGGATGCAAAAATTAGAATTAACGGAAACACATCAAGTGCATACAACACAATAGAAATCAAAACGCTTGAAGAAAGAAAAAGACTAGACTTTGACATTCCAGAAAGACAGATGGTAATAATTGCCAGTGCAGTAATTGTAATTGGAATAATAGGTATTGTTCTAAAAAGAAGATAG
- a CDS encoding 50S ribosomal protein L18, whose amino-acid sequence MAYSKILRRLREEKTNYRKRSTMLMGKRDFITVNITNENTQVQILKPGMTGDKVVASAHSRYLLEKGWKGSRKSVPAAYLTGYLAGKKALGQGAKDAILYTGTKRYTQRMAAALKGVIDAGLEVPANEETFPSEERINGEHLTVKNEVSKMKSTIDTEVK is encoded by the coding sequence ATGGCCTATTCAAAAATATTAAGGAGACTGCGCGAGGAGAAGACCAATTATCGTAAACGTAGTACAATGTTGATGGGTAAGCGTGACTTTATCACTGTAAATATTACTAATGAAAATACTCAAGTCCAAATTCTAAAACCTGGTATGACTGGCGACAAGGTTGTTGCATCTGCACATTCTAGATATCTTCTTGAAAAAGGTTGGAAGGGCTCTAGAAAGAGTGTCCCAGCGGCATATCTTACTGGATACTTGGCAGGAAAGAAAGCACTTGGACAAGGTGCAAAGGATGCAATCTTGTATACTGGAACTAAAAGATACACCCAAAGAATGGCAGCAGCTCTCAAAGGAGTTATCGATGCAGGTCTAGAGGTTCCAGCAAACGAAGAAACATTTCCATCTGAAGAAAGAATTAACGGAGAACATCTTACTGTTAAAAACGAAGTCTCTAAAATGAAATCTACAATTGATACTGAGGTAAAATGA
- a CDS encoding 30S ribosomal protein S5 gives MSQTTESKPQGGQKGKGAPTYGGGRPDGAKGGDRPRRRREPEEEVWVPKTILGQKVASGEISSLEEIIELGLRIQEAGIIKKLLPDLKSEVVDVGIIQKMTSNGQSTRFKAIVATGNENGYLGIGQGKSKQMRIAIEKATNAAYLNVNPIKMGCGSWECRCDQKHSVPFKVKGKGGSVTIEIIPAPRGLGLVAGGKIKRLLELAGLKDAWTTAKGSTPTMNSTSKAILDCLRQTFSQG, from the coding sequence ATGAGTCAAACAACAGAATCTAAACCACAAGGCGGACAGAAAGGTAAAGGTGCCCCAACTTATGGCGGAGGTAGACCTGATGGTGCAAAAGGTGGAGATAGACCAAGAAGAAGAAGAGAACCAGAAGAAGAAGTTTGGGTTCCAAAAACAATTCTTGGACAAAAAGTTGCATCAGGAGAAATTTCATCACTAGAAGAAATTATTGAATTAGGATTAAGAATTCAAGAAGCAGGAATTATCAAAAAATTACTGCCTGACTTGAAGAGTGAAGTCGTTGATGTTGGAATTATCCAAAAGATGACATCAAACGGTCAATCAACAAGATTCAAAGCAATCGTTGCAACTGGAAACGAGAACGGTTACTTGGGAATTGGACAAGGAAAATCAAAACAAATGAGAATTGCAATTGAAAAGGCAACAAACGCTGCTTATCTTAACGTCAATCCAATCAAGATGGGCTGTGGCAGTTGGGAATGCAGATGTGATCAAAAACATTCAGTACCATTCAAAGTAAAGGGTAAAGGTGGAAGTGTTACAATTGAAATTATTCCTGCACCTCGTGGATTAGGTCTTGTAGCAGGTGGTAAAATTAAACGATTATTGGAGTTAGCTGGTCTAAAAGACGCTTGGACTACTGCAAAAGGTTCAACTCCTACAATGAACTCTACTTCAAAAGCTATCTTGGACTGTCTTAGACAGACATTTAGTCAGGGTTGA
- a CDS encoding uL15 family ribosomal protein encodes MATRLRKTRRLRGGRHMGWGQVGQHRASGHKGGLGVTGMMKHHWSTTLKDEPDHYGHDSTKPPHPNITKKWASVRDLDDLFTKFGKEEGGKKVVDLENAGYEKLLGGGKVSNAYSVKVTQYTASAEEKLKAVGGEVISAAKEKSDGEEVVTEDG; translated from the coding sequence ATGGCAACAAGATTAAGAAAAACAAGACGACTTAGGGGAGGACGCCACATGGGATGGGGCCAAGTAGGTCAACATCGTGCAAGTGGTCACAAAGGTGGTCTTGGAGTTACTGGAATGATGAAACATCATTGGAGTACAACACTAAAAGATGAACCAGATCATTATGGCCATGATTCAACTAAACCACCTCACCCAAATATTACCAAGAAATGGGCTAGCGTCCGTGATCTTGATGACTTGTTTACTAAGTTCGGTAAAGAAGAAGGAGGAAAAAAAGTCGTAGACCTTGAAAATGCAGGATACGAGAAACTCCTTGGCGGCGGAAAAGTATCAAACGCTTATTCTGTCAAAGTCACACAGTACACTGCATCTGCAGAAGAGAAACTAAAGGCTGTTGGCGGAGAAGTAATTTCTGCAGCAAAAGAAAAATCTGATGGGGAAGAGGTAGTTACAGAAGATGGCTGA
- the ftsY gene encoding signal recognition particle-docking protein FtsY → MFDKLRSAFSNAAKSFGEKELNEKDIEDILFELEISLLESDVATEVIDSIKDDLKEKLVGSKVDKKEIEKFVKDSLISSISAHFDAAGEIDLFGKINEKKEQGQPFLILFLGINGTGKTTSLAKVAHMLQQEKYSVVVAAADTFRAGAIEQLREHTNRLNLKLVAQNYNSDPAAVARDAVLYAKSHKTDVVLIDTAGRMQTSENLMQQIEKITKVVNPDLKIFVGDSLAGNDTVNQAREFHAHTNFHGSILTKSDADARGGAALSIVKVTSTPVMYVGVGQEYPDLKPFDKKTFLETVFGNLDNVDIKKEPTPEPTPEPTPEPTPEPTPEPTPEPTPEPTPEPTPEPTPEPTPEPTPEPTPEPTPEPTPEPTPEPTPEPTPEPTPEPTPEPTPEPTPEPTPEPTPEPTPEPTPEPTPEPEPTSDDPFEGIKDDEIATYSDLFDVPPPENDDEAFKLGKKIRQWIKDGKPEPGDEDEEDEDEYEDDEDEDEEEIQKHDKEEPKKKKGRFGFFRR, encoded by the coding sequence ATGTTTGATAAACTTCGTAGTGCATTTTCTAATGCAGCGAAAAGTTTTGGTGAAAAAGAACTTAATGAAAAAGACATAGAAGACATTCTCTTTGAATTAGAAATTTCTCTTTTAGAATCTGATGTTGCAACTGAAGTAATTGATTCAATCAAAGATGATCTTAAAGAAAAACTGGTCGGCTCCAAAGTTGACAAAAAAGAGATAGAAAAATTTGTTAAAGACAGTTTGATTTCTAGTATTTCTGCACATTTTGATGCAGCTGGAGAAATTGATCTATTTGGAAAAATTAATGAAAAAAAGGAACAAGGTCAACCATTTCTGATTTTATTCCTTGGAATTAATGGAACTGGAAAGACAACATCACTAGCTAAAGTTGCACACATGTTACAACAAGAAAAATATTCTGTTGTTGTTGCAGCTGCTGATACATTTAGAGCTGGTGCAATTGAACAATTACGAGAACACACTAATCGACTTAATCTAAAACTTGTTGCACAAAATTACAATTCTGATCCTGCAGCTGTTGCACGTGATGCAGTACTGTATGCAAAATCTCACAAAACAGATGTTGTTTTGATTGACACTGCGGGAAGAATGCAAACAAGTGAAAACTTGATGCAACAAATTGAAAAAATTACCAAAGTTGTAAATCCTGATCTAAAAATTTTTGTTGGTGATTCTTTGGCAGGAAATGATACTGTCAATCAAGCTCGTGAATTTCATGCGCATACAAACTTCCATGGTTCAATTCTTACCAAGAGTGATGCAGATGCAAGAGGAGGTGCTGCTCTATCTATTGTTAAAGTCACTTCAACCCCTGTGATGTATGTTGGAGTTGGACAGGAATATCCTGATTTGAAACCCTTTGATAAGAAAACTTTTCTTGAAACTGTTTTTGGAAATCTGGATAACGTCGATATCAAGAAAGAACCAACACCAGAACCAACACCAGAACCAACACCAGAACCAACACCAGAACCAACACCAGAACCAACACCAGAACCAACACCAGAACCAACACCAGAACCAACACCAGAACCAACACCAGAACCAACACCAGAACCAACACCAGAACCAACACCAGAACCAACACCAGAACCAACACCAGAACCAACACCAGAACCAACACCAGAACCAACACCAGAACCAACACCAGAACCAACACCAGAACCAACACCAGAACCAACACCAGAACCAACACCAGAACCAACACCAGAACCAACACCAGAACCAACACCAGAACCAACACCAGAACCAGAACCAACTTCTGATGATCCGTTTGAAGGAATCAAAGATGATGAGATTGCAACTTATTCAGATTTGTTTGATGTTCCTCCACCAGAAAACGATGATGAGGCTTTCAAACTAGGCAAAAAAATTCGTCAATGGATTAAAGATGGGAAACCTGAACCAGGGGACGAAGATGAAGAAGATGAAGATGAGTATGAAGATGATGAGGATGAAGATGAAGAAGAGATTCAAAAACATGATAAAGAAGAACCAAAAAAGAAAAAAGGTAGGTTCGGGTTCTTTAGAAGATGA